The nucleotide sequence aggtaagacacAGAAGtgatgagggaaaaaaatgtgaaaacccactgttttggtttttatgatttgttggggttatgaaattaatttattttagggtgGGCATTTAACTGGCTTTGATTAAGAAGATGGGGTAACCATATGTGGATATGGGCGTGTCCTTATGCAAAACactgaactcccataatgcactcTCTGTGCAGATCATCTttgcacgtgtgtgcgtgtgctcacTGGTTACATACATATGGGTAAATAAACCTTCTAtaattttactttttgtttttgtcagcTCGCACAAGTTCTGAACAGAAACTTCAAACCCAACACTCGGTTGCTTTAAGTCTGTTTTATCAAATATTTTGCTCctttaatatttaaatattcTTTATGCTGAAGCTTTACTGTCTGTGTTTTGATTGTTTCCTCAGACGTGCCGCAGGTTGGAGGGTCCATAACAGAGTTTCCTCCAGATCAGGTTGAGTGCAGAAGCAGTTTGGCCCAGGAGGACCCAGAGCCCCCACACCTTAAACAGGAACCAGAGGAACTCTTCAAGCAGCAGTTTCAAGGTCCAGAGGAAGCTGACATCATCGAGTTCGCTTTACAGAGTGATGATAGTGAGAATCATCCATCCTCGATACTTCATCCGAGCAAAACTGAGGCCAGAGAGGCGGAGCCTTCAGCCAGCAGCTCAGCTGACTGCATGAAAACAGAAGCTCGATTGGAGGACTGTGCCAAACGAGAGCCCGGTACCATTTCAGATCCAGATGCCGAGGACAAGTTTTCAGAGTCTTCTGAACTTGACCCTGAAGTTGGTGATCATCTGAGGAGGAATAATATGACAGAATTTCAGTTACATTTAAGTCGTCCAAAATGTAACAACGTTCTGCCAACTGAAGGGAAAAGTCA is from Thalassophryne amazonica chromosome 1, fThaAma1.1, whole genome shotgun sequence and encodes:
- the LOC117525289 gene encoding gastrula zinc finger protein XlCGF48.2-like is translated as MSKVQMLRVLVTQRVTAAAEEILGLFEKTIAEYEEELCRSKEENQRQRRLLDAVLNPEVRIKAADVPQVGGSITEFPPDQVECRSSLAQEDPEPPHLKQEPEELFKQQFQGPEEADIIEFALQSDDSENHPSSILHPSKTEAREAEPSASSSADCMKTEARLEDCAKREPGTISDPDAEDKFSESSELDPEVGDHLRRNNMTEFQLHLSRPKCNNVLPTEGKSHTVEKKFRCSECNKRFGYSSHLKRHLRIHTGEKPFSCPFCDKRFIQKTTLTEHLTVHTGVKIFSCTVCGKGFNKKSKFIKHLCAEVAEVDVIF